One Anastrepha obliqua isolate idAnaObli1 chromosome 6, idAnaObli1_1.0, whole genome shotgun sequence DNA window includes the following coding sequences:
- the LOC129250681 gene encoding putative aminopeptidase W07G4.4 — protein MSRIRIRVGNTGVEGQVCMADALCLFKEKAVVGKLPDPHLFTVATLTGHDCISVGDGYSIAIDNSVAHKAGHARLLQETGQSFGEPFEVSVLRPDDFDFNKGKMIGEDVVQANNAPSTRTPRGHQIPAAFLIQATGLDKHGVDSKFPIKYTHIGIAGSACVFPEMPTGAPIVALAKTHLDT, from the coding sequence atgagtcgcaTACGCATACGCGTTGGTAACACTGGTGTCGAAGGACAGGTGTGCATGGCGGACGCTTTGTGTCTCTTCAAGGAGAAGGCTGTCGTAGGCAAACTGCCCGATCCACATCTCTTCACTGTTGCAACTTTGACTGGCCACGATTGTATTTCAGTTGGTGATGGTTACTCCATTGCCATCGATAATAGTGTGGCACATAAGGCTGGACATGCACGTTTGCTGCAAGAGACCGGTCAATCTTTCGGTGAACCGTTCGAGGTATCCGTGTTGCGTCCAGATGATTTCGACTTTAACAAAGGTAAAATGATTGGCGAAGACGTCGTACAGGCCAATAATGCACCTTCGACACGCACGCCAAGAGGTCATCAGATTCCAGCAGCTTTTCTCATTCAAGCTACTGGTTTGGACAAACATGGCGTCGATTCGAAGTTTCCGATCAAATATACACACATTGGCATCGCTGGTAGTGCTTGTGTATTTCCAGAGATGCCAACTGGTGCACCGATTGTAGCATTGGCAAAAACCCATTTGGATACTTAA